One window from the genome of Microaerobacter geothermalis encodes:
- a CDS encoding CheR family methyltransferase, translating to MEDKDFLQFIERVKKRTGIDLAQYKEAQMKRRLTSLREKRGFHSFETFFQALVKEPALYHEFLDRITINVSEFFRNPARWDVLTNKIIPELMKETRKLKIWSAACSTGEEPYTLAMILSRFYPLHEIKILATDIDDGAIDKAKNGIYVERAVQDVPKDLLHKYFVKEQFHYRISQEVKNCVQFKRHNLLSDPFDTNFDLIVCRNVMIYFTEEAKSQLYHKFNKALRKGGVLFVGSTEQIFHPRKYGFDTMDTFFYRKIGE from the coding sequence ATGGAAGATAAGGATTTTCTACAGTTCATTGAACGGGTAAAAAAGAGGACGGGGATCGATCTTGCGCAATATAAGGAAGCTCAAATGAAAAGAAGACTGACCTCTTTACGGGAAAAGAGGGGATTTCATTCTTTTGAAACATTTTTTCAGGCCCTTGTGAAGGAACCAGCATTGTATCATGAATTTTTAGATCGAATTACCATTAATGTATCTGAATTCTTTAGAAATCCTGCGAGATGGGACGTTTTAACGAACAAAATTATTCCTGAGTTGATGAAGGAAACGAGAAAGTTAAAGATTTGGAGTGCAGCCTGCTCTACCGGTGAAGAACCTTATACGTTGGCTATGATTTTAAGCCGTTTTTACCCATTGCACGAGATAAAAATATTAGCCACTGATATTGATGATGGAGCGATAGACAAGGCCAAAAATGGGATTTATGTGGAAAGAGCGGTTCAAGATGTTCCTAAAGATTTACTTCATAAGTACTTTGTTAAGGAGCAATTTCATTATCGAATCTCCCAGGAAGTGAAAAATTGTGTACAATTCAAAAGGCATAACTTATTATCGGATCCGTTTGATACCAATTTTGATCTGATTGTTTGCAGAAATGTCATGATTTATTTTACAGAAGAGGCGAAGAGCCAATTATATCACAAATTTAACAAAGCCCTGAGAAAAGGCGGCGTTTTGTTCGTCGGTAGCACTGAGCAAATATTTCATCCTAGAAAATATGGATTTGATACGATGGATACATTTTTTTATCGAAAAATAGGGGAATAA